A stretch of Aureispira sp. CCB-E DNA encodes these proteins:
- a CDS encoding XAC2610-related protein: protein MITKNTCYAAIFSTVSLLACNPSESTQETSTNTPADTIATEVEITKNTAQEDPELLVFEGKITTDRAKESISKIDIHLQGKTSIFQTLDDLELPYEEDGPSMPTFEDLNFDGFPDVRIPKAIGNANIYYAYWIYNPATQQFEENTDMDLSLPSIDTHKKQILSFERNSAASYVETIYEYQEGKFVATRIENKDYIDEKRYQSVIQERQTDGTMKEIQNKLVEDIEG from the coding sequence ATGATAACAAAAAACACCTGTTACGCCGCCATTTTTTCAACAGTAAGTCTATTGGCTTGCAATCCTTCTGAATCCACTCAAGAAACAAGTACTAACACTCCAGCAGATACTATAGCAACGGAAGTAGAAATAACAAAAAATACAGCACAAGAGGACCCTGAATTATTGGTTTTTGAAGGCAAAATAACCACAGATAGAGCAAAAGAATCTATCTCGAAAATTGATATTCATCTTCAAGGAAAGACAAGCATCTTTCAGACCTTAGATGACTTAGAATTACCGTATGAAGAGGATGGTCCATCTATGCCTACTTTTGAAGATCTTAATTTTGATGGATTTCCCGATGTAAGAATTCCTAAGGCCATAGGGAATGCCAATATTTATTATGCTTATTGGATTTATAACCCTGCAACCCAACAATTTGAAGAAAATACAGACATGGATTTATCGCTTCCAAGTATTGATACTCATAAAAAGCAGATTTTGTCTTTTGAACGAAACTCAGCAGCATCTTATGTTGAAACAATTTATGAATATCAAGAGGGCAAATTTGTTGCCACCCGAATTGAAAACAAGGATTATATTGACGAGAAACGTTACCAATCAGTTATTCAAGAACGTCAGACAGATGGTACGATGAAAGAAATACAGAATAAGCTTGTAGAAGATATCGAAGGCTAA
- a CDS encoding CHAT domain-containing tetratricopeptide repeat protein produces the protein MKCYLVLLSLFLGSFSFLQAQTLDTIQLQALSYGELDSMMMLEYNKGNFAGAIPYLKQGVKKAKAEFGSMDSTYSVFLGNLGFFYNQLGQYSDAEKIYLEQITVKKELYGEQHPKYLSALNSLAILYFRMGKYDASESYYKQTIQLSKQHLGEDHATHANALNNLASLYIQIGKFEEAEPIYMQSIGIIKRTAGAEHPDYAFALNNLAYLYYQMAQFESAEPLWLKATAIRKKTVGEQHPDYASSLNNLSKLYQKLGKFEEAEPLMFQAAEIIKASFGEKHPKYATYLSNLASLYESMLRYEEAEPLYQQSIRVAKKRLGVQHPDYASSLNNLAHLYHEIGKYEAAEQLYLEAQKVWEKSVGKTHPDYAISLNNLGSLYSSTGDYTTAIPLYQQCLNIYKYSLGVTHPSYATCLNNMAILYEKMQLSDTAFAYCMASIATNSRNFEAIFPNFFKRTDSHTTAPLYLPHNCCRDLSPKDFLKLSQLDYNSAHVFNKSLFNLLGISKTQGKTSKQKLEAHYNICKAAMQVNEHIRNSFSAKANKLRVLKNNSIFVKYGIDAALMLDDATYYDEAFSFSEQNKSVLLADAVKGNRARVLGDLPDSLVLKEIKLQKKKDQLKKRKAESSSNETTIAITAEENALNQEIDVFLNSLKDKYPKYHHLKYENITVNAKEIQTSLAPKTLLLEYFVTDSMTYLFAISPTSIELFPIDVKKEKLKKQIETLRFALSRYDYIINKSELAQKLYTESAYWFYKEMLSIALQGKEIENLIIITDGELGHLPFEAFLLESIPQGKINYASLPYLVKDYNISYNYSATLWKENLEIQQNRKQTNNHNNHQMFACAASYPKVDSSLLDLRLPNIFDMRHSLVPLPQTKTEIKTLSKVFDGLFLTNDSTSEAFFKEHAHEYGVIHLAMHGLLHPRVPMLSSLAFTENKDSLEDNFLQAHEVAHLHLNADLVVLSACETGYGKFEQGEGIVSLARSFMYAGTPSLVVSLWQVNDQSTSVIMNYFYHYIADGMPKDVALRQAKLDYLTLAKDFAGHPAFWSAFIQLGDTTSVKISRRRNYSTWGIGIGILVGLSSLIAIFVALRKKKELV, from the coding sequence ATGAAATGCTACCTTGTCCTCTTGTCCCTATTCCTAGGTTCTTTTTCATTCCTACAAGCCCAAACCTTAGATACTATACAACTCCAAGCACTCAGCTATGGAGAACTTGATAGTATGATGATGCTAGAATATAATAAAGGAAATTTTGCAGGAGCCATTCCTTACCTAAAACAAGGTGTCAAGAAAGCTAAAGCAGAATTTGGCTCTATGGATTCTACCTATAGTGTATTTCTTGGCAATCTTGGCTTCTTTTACAATCAGTTGGGGCAATATTCCGATGCTGAGAAAATTTATTTGGAGCAAATTACGGTAAAAAAAGAACTCTATGGGGAGCAACACCCCAAATACTTGAGCGCGCTCAATAGTTTAGCTATTTTATATTTTAGAATGGGCAAATACGATGCTTCGGAAAGCTACTATAAACAAACCATTCAACTTAGCAAACAACACTTAGGAGAAGATCACGCTACCCACGCCAATGCCCTTAATAATTTGGCATCTTTATATATTCAAATTGGCAAATTCGAAGAAGCAGAGCCCATTTATATGCAATCCATAGGAATCATCAAACGTACTGCGGGAGCAGAACACCCTGACTATGCATTTGCACTCAACAACTTAGCTTACTTATATTACCAAATGGCTCAGTTTGAATCCGCTGAACCTCTTTGGTTGAAGGCTACTGCTATTCGAAAAAAAACGGTTGGCGAGCAACACCCTGATTATGCTAGTTCTTTAAATAATTTATCCAAGTTGTATCAGAAGCTTGGAAAGTTCGAGGAAGCAGAACCTCTAATGTTTCAAGCGGCAGAAATTATCAAAGCTTCCTTTGGCGAAAAGCACCCCAAATATGCAACTTACCTAAGTAATTTGGCTTCCTTATATGAGTCTATGCTGCGTTATGAAGAAGCAGAACCCCTCTATCAACAATCCATCCGAGTTGCAAAGAAAAGATTGGGGGTTCAACACCCTGATTATGCTAGTTCTCTCAATAACTTAGCTCATTTATACCATGAAATTGGTAAGTATGAAGCCGCAGAACAACTTTACTTGGAGGCTCAAAAAGTATGGGAAAAATCGGTGGGGAAAACGCATCCTGATTATGCTATTTCTTTAAACAACTTGGGTAGCTTATATAGTTCTACTGGCGACTATACAACTGCGATTCCTCTATACCAACAATGCTTGAATATTTATAAGTATTCTTTGGGAGTTACCCACCCTTCTTACGCTACCTGTTTGAACAATATGGCGATTTTATATGAAAAAATGCAACTTTCTGATACAGCTTTTGCTTATTGTATGGCAAGTATTGCTACCAATAGTAGAAATTTTGAAGCCATATTCCCTAATTTTTTTAAAAGAACAGATTCTCATACAACTGCCCCTTTGTACCTGCCTCATAACTGTTGCCGTGATCTTTCTCCTAAAGACTTCTTGAAACTATCTCAATTAGATTATAACAGTGCTCACGTTTTTAATAAGTCGTTATTCAATTTGCTAGGAATTTCTAAAACACAAGGCAAAACATCCAAACAAAAACTAGAAGCCCATTACAATATTTGCAAAGCGGCCATGCAGGTTAACGAGCATATCCGAAATAGTTTTTCGGCAAAAGCTAATAAATTGAGAGTGTTAAAAAACAACAGCATCTTTGTTAAATACGGTATAGATGCTGCCTTAATGCTGGATGATGCCACTTATTACGATGAAGCCTTTAGCTTTTCAGAACAAAATAAATCCGTTTTATTAGCCGATGCTGTCAAAGGAAATCGAGCAAGAGTCTTAGGTGATTTACCCGATTCTTTGGTGTTGAAAGAAATTAAACTCCAGAAAAAAAAGGATCAACTAAAAAAACGAAAGGCAGAAAGTTCTTCGAACGAAACAACTATAGCAATTACAGCGGAAGAAAATGCACTTAATCAAGAAATTGATGTGTTCTTGAACTCTCTTAAAGACAAATACCCCAAATATCATCATTTAAAATATGAAAACATTACAGTAAATGCCAAAGAAATACAAACTTCTCTAGCTCCCAAAACGTTACTGTTGGAATACTTCGTCACCGACTCTATGACGTATCTCTTTGCGATTAGTCCAACTAGTATAGAGCTATTTCCAATTGATGTCAAGAAGGAAAAACTGAAAAAACAAATTGAAACCTTACGATTTGCACTTAGTCGTTACGATTATATCATTAACAAATCTGAACTTGCTCAAAAACTATATACAGAATCTGCGTACTGGTTTTATAAGGAAATGTTGTCCATAGCACTTCAAGGTAAGGAGATAGAGAATTTAATTATTATCACAGATGGCGAGTTGGGACATTTGCCATTTGAAGCGTTTCTATTGGAATCAATACCACAAGGCAAAATTAATTATGCTTCACTTCCCTATTTGGTAAAAGATTATAATATTAGTTACAACTACTCTGCAACTCTTTGGAAAGAAAACCTAGAGATTCAACAAAATCGCAAACAGACGAATAACCACAACAATCACCAAATGTTTGCTTGTGCTGCTAGTTATCCTAAAGTAGATTCCTCTCTATTAGATTTGCGTTTGCCCAATATATTTGATATGCGTCATTCTCTAGTTCCATTGCCTCAAACAAAAACAGAAATCAAAACGTTGTCCAAAGTATTCGATGGATTGTTTTTGACCAATGATTCTACTAGCGAAGCTTTTTTTAAAGAACATGCCCACGAATATGGTGTCATTCATTTGGCAATGCATGGTCTTCTTCATCCTAGAGTTCCCATGCTATCTTCATTAGCATTTACAGAAAATAAGGACAGCTTGGAAGATAATTTCCTTCAAGCTCACGAGGTAGCTCATTTGCATTTGAACGCAGATTTAGTTGTTTTAAGTGCTTGTGAAACGGGCTATGGAAAATTTGAACAAGGAGAAGGAATTGTGTCCTTGGCGCGCTCTTTTATGTATGCCGGTACGCCATCTCTTGTGGTCTCACTTTGGCAAGTTAATGATCAGTCTACTTCTGTTATCATGAACTATTTTTATCATTACATTGCAGATGGAATGCCTAAAGATGTCGCATTGAGACAAGCAAAATTAGATTATTTAACATTGGCGAAAGACTTTGCAGGGCATCCTGCATTTTGGTCGGCTTTTATTCAATTAGGAGATACTACATCGGTCAAAATTTCTAGGAGAAGGAATTATTCTACTTGGGGTATTGGGATTGGGATTTTGGTTGGTTTGAGTTCTTTAATTGCTATTTTTGTAGCTCTAAGAAAAAAGAAAGAGTTGGTATAA
- a CDS encoding DUF255 domain-containing protein, with translation MKQLLPFFACILLMHFSLAQAPANTATIKWMTWDEAVAQAKKDEKPKKIFIDFYTDWCGWCKRMDASTFANPTIVDYMNRNYYAVKFDAECMDTIVFNGTTFMNSEPTFKKTGARGKVHILAYSLLEGQLSYPSYAILDANFSRLHILKGYKDVEPMLGTLIFFAGEEFKHYHNYIHAQWQRNLKLQQQQQEAAAKAK, from the coding sequence ATGAAACAATTACTACCATTCTTTGCATGTATACTTTTAATGCATTTTTCACTTGCACAAGCACCTGCCAATACCGCAACTATTAAATGGATGACTTGGGATGAAGCTGTTGCCCAAGCTAAAAAGGATGAAAAACCGAAGAAAATATTTATTGATTTTTATACGGATTGGTGTGGATGGTGTAAACGTATGGATGCTTCTACATTTGCCAATCCGACAATTGTAGATTATATGAATCGCAATTATTATGCGGTCAAATTTGATGCGGAATGTATGGATACAATTGTTTTTAATGGCACAACATTTATGAATTCAGAGCCAACGTTCAAAAAAACAGGCGCTAGAGGCAAAGTACACATCCTTGCCTATTCCTTATTGGAAGGGCAATTGAGCTACCCTTCTTATGCTATTTTGGATGCTAATTTTAGCCGTTTGCATATTCTAAAGGGCTACAAAGATGTAGAACCCATGCTTGGAACTCTAATTTTCTTTGCTGGAGAAGAATTTAAACATTACCATAATTATATTCATGCTCAGTGGCAACGAAATCTTAAATTGCAACAGCAACAACAAGAGGCTGCGGCTAAAGCTAAATAA
- a CDS encoding M14 family zinc carboxypeptidase, with product MKTYCLFILFFLGTSTIWGQQEKYSKLRVYLDNRSAQDLMQLGVTCDHGQHRRSVHFESDFSQSDRRLLETNGFRYDVLVEDVAAYYAEQNEIGNPRTANCNPNTGAGAYTPPANFALGSMGGFLTYQQMLDNLDSMTSKYPNLITAKTVIDPNNLTHENRPIYWIKISDNPNVDENEPEALYTAIHHAREPLALSQLIYYMWYLLENYDTDTEIQYLLENTELYFVPCLNPDGYVYNESTNPNGGGMWRKNRRNNGSSYGVDLNRNYGYAFAHDNVGSSGNPTSDTYRGPSAFSEPETQNMRDFCNAHDFTFSFNYHTYGNLLIYPWAYNDQLTPDSNAYRTYASIMTKENKYKYGTNMETIGYSTNGDADDWFYGEQTTKNKILTMTPEASPDGFWPAASTIVGHCQGTMWQNLAMAHLLLIYGEATDKSNALITQLNTQANFDLTRYGMMNGVLTVRVTPLSTNIASVASPKAFNLTQFATIQDSITFNLVPTITNGETVRYVLELDNGFYTQSDTIERIYGNYAVAFNDDGNTLLNWTNQGANSNWEVTTADYYSPTGCLTDSRIGGYANNTTSEIVLNQSFDLSTATDANLAFWAKWDIEADYDYVQVMAAGSNGIYKPLCGLYTDIGTNNQDPNEPLYDGTQSTWVAERMSLNEFLGESAVQIKLRLVSDVWVNEDGFYFDDFTVNMLSPTVGNQQILGNTILELGQNQPNPAILKAYIPLEIPSDVEENITLQVTNVLGQKMYTVVLDKQQKGIEIAVDNWEEGVYLYQLLGRHYQSAPRRMVVIK from the coding sequence ATGAAAACGTATTGTTTATTTATCCTATTCTTTTTAGGAACGTCTACTATTTGGGGGCAGCAAGAGAAGTATTCAAAACTTAGAGTTTATTTGGATAATCGCTCTGCGCAAGATTTGATGCAATTGGGGGTAACTTGTGACCATGGGCAACATCGCCGGTCGGTCCATTTTGAAAGTGATTTTTCTCAATCAGATCGTCGATTGCTAGAAACCAATGGCTTTCGTTACGATGTATTGGTAGAGGATGTAGCGGCTTATTATGCAGAACAAAATGAAATAGGAAATCCTCGAACGGCTAATTGCAACCCTAATACAGGGGCTGGGGCATATACTCCGCCCGCCAATTTTGCATTGGGAAGCATGGGAGGTTTTTTAACCTACCAACAAATGTTAGATAATTTGGATAGCATGACAAGCAAATATCCTAATCTTATTACGGCTAAAACAGTTATTGATCCGAACAACCTAACGCATGAAAATAGACCAATCTACTGGATTAAAATATCAGATAATCCCAATGTAGATGAAAACGAACCTGAAGCTTTGTATACGGCCATTCATCATGCTAGGGAACCACTAGCATTATCACAGTTAATTTACTATATGTGGTATCTACTAGAAAATTATGATACAGACACAGAAATACAATACTTGTTAGAAAATACAGAGTTGTATTTTGTTCCTTGTTTGAATCCCGATGGCTATGTGTACAATGAGTCTACGAATCCTAATGGAGGAGGAATGTGGCGCAAGAATCGCCGAAACAATGGGAGCAGCTATGGAGTAGATTTGAATCGAAATTATGGCTATGCCTTTGCTCATGATAATGTGGGATCTTCTGGCAACCCTACGTCTGATACTTACCGAGGACCATCTGCTTTTTCGGAACCAGAGACTCAGAATATGCGTGATTTTTGCAATGCACATGATTTTACGTTTTCTTTCAATTATCATACTTATGGGAATTTGCTAATTTATCCTTGGGCGTATAACGATCAATTAACACCTGATTCTAATGCCTATCGAACGTATGCTAGTATTATGACCAAGGAAAATAAATACAAGTATGGAACCAATATGGAAACGATTGGTTATTCTACGAATGGCGATGCTGATGATTGGTTTTACGGAGAGCAAACGACAAAAAACAAGATATTGACAATGACTCCAGAGGCGAGTCCTGACGGATTTTGGCCCGCAGCATCTACTATTGTAGGGCATTGTCAAGGAACGATGTGGCAGAATTTAGCAATGGCGCATCTTTTATTAATTTATGGCGAAGCAACTGATAAGAGCAATGCTTTGATTACGCAACTAAATACTCAAGCGAATTTTGATTTGACACGTTACGGAATGATGAATGGAGTATTGACGGTACGTGTTACGCCTTTGTCAACAAACATTGCGTCCGTTGCCAGTCCCAAAGCCTTTAATTTGACACAATTTGCGACGATACAAGACTCTATTACTTTTAATTTGGTGCCTACAATTACTAATGGAGAAACAGTGCGCTATGTATTGGAATTGGACAATGGGTTTTATACTCAAAGTGATACAATTGAGCGCATTTATGGAAACTATGCGGTGGCATTTAATGATGATGGAAATACATTGTTGAATTGGACAAACCAAGGTGCTAATTCAAATTGGGAAGTAACGACTGCCGATTATTATTCACCAACAGGCTGTTTAACAGATTCTAGAATAGGAGGTTATGCTAATAATACAACATCTGAAATTGTGCTCAATCAAAGCTTTGATTTAAGCACGGCAACAGATGCTAATTTAGCATTTTGGGCGAAGTGGGATATTGAGGCAGATTATGACTATGTGCAAGTAATGGCTGCTGGAAGTAATGGTATTTATAAGCCCTTATGTGGTTTGTATACAGATATAGGAACCAATAATCAAGATCCCAATGAACCGTTATACGATGGAACGCAATCAACATGGGTAGCTGAAAGAATGTCTTTAAACGAGTTTTTAGGAGAGTCAGCAGTTCAAATTAAATTGCGTTTAGTTTCTGACGTTTGGGTCAATGAGGATGGTTTTTATTTTGACGATTTTACAGTGAATATGCTCAGCCCAACGGTTGGAAATCAGCAAATACTAGGGAATACGATATTAGAATTGGGACAAAATCAACCGAATCCAGCAATTCTGAAAGCTTATATTCCCTTAGAGATACCTTCGGATGTTGAAGAAAACATTACCCTACAAGTTACGAATGTTTTAGGTCAAAAAATGTATACAGTTGTTTTAGATAAGCAACAAAAAGGAATTGAGATAGCGGTTGATAACTGGGAAGAAGGTGTTTATCTTTACCAATTGTTAGGCCGACATTATCAGTCTGCTCCTCGTCGTATGGTGGTGATTAAGTAG
- a CDS encoding transglutaminase domain-containing protein produces MKIKLIFWVFLLFVNSLFSKNLINTELLHYAENCPQVLKKDLNKLVAYLKKPTKDQSEAVEVFFYWITKNVAYDVKGLADGSYLTQESKPLETGVAVCQGYADLLKDMCVVAKIDCYVIVGYAKERFANTRANYKDTNHAWNMVKVDGVYKIVDATWGSGYVRDDIFYAELEISNLFAEPNYLLEKRLPSDPRWQLKDYPISLGAFAKYDSVQTMLSKATIYYNYKDSIQVFENLDSNHQAIATAMSAYRFNPTIPLVQELANTYYRAAYDHSKEGCSPNELNIAIVYYKKAIDWYNELEDEEKKKEHKKSCYRGIAFAQYLLK; encoded by the coding sequence ATGAAAATTAAGTTGATATTTTGGGTGTTTCTATTGTTTGTCAATTCTTTGTTTAGTAAAAATTTGATCAACACTGAATTGTTACATTATGCAGAAAATTGCCCCCAAGTCTTAAAAAAGGATTTGAACAAATTAGTAGCATATTTAAAAAAGCCAACTAAAGATCAATCTGAAGCAGTTGAAGTATTCTTTTATTGGATTACTAAAAATGTAGCGTATGATGTCAAAGGTTTGGCAGACGGTTCTTATCTGACTCAAGAGTCAAAACCTTTAGAAACAGGGGTTGCTGTATGTCAAGGTTATGCCGATTTATTAAAAGATATGTGTGTCGTCGCTAAGATAGATTGTTATGTAATTGTTGGCTATGCAAAGGAGCGATTTGCGAATACTAGAGCAAATTATAAAGACACCAATCATGCTTGGAATATGGTCAAAGTAGATGGTGTGTACAAAATCGTAGATGCTACTTGGGGGAGTGGATATGTTAGAGACGATATCTTTTATGCAGAACTAGAAATAAGTAATCTTTTTGCAGAACCCAATTATTTACTGGAAAAACGGTTGCCTTCTGACCCCAGATGGCAATTAAAAGATTATCCTATTAGTTTGGGAGCGTTTGCTAAATATGATTCTGTACAAACAATGCTCTCTAAAGCGACCATTTATTATAATTATAAAGATAGCATTCAGGTCTTTGAAAACTTAGATTCTAACCATCAAGCTATTGCAACAGCTATGAGTGCTTATCGTTTTAATCCAACCATTCCTTTGGTTCAAGAATTAGCCAATACTTATTACAGAGCAGCATACGATCACTCTAAAGAAGGTTGCAGCCCAAACGAATTGAATATTGCTATTGTCTATTACAAAAAAGCAATTGATTGGTACAATGAGCTAGAAGACGAGGAAAAAAAGAAAGAACATAAAAAGTCCTGTTATAGAGGAATTGCATTTGCGCAGTACCTTCTAAAGTAA
- the prmC gene encoding peptide chain release factor N(5)-glutamine methyltransferase, with protein sequence MHELKQEWSAKTCFFYLKKELEQVYEEREATTIAQYVLEDAFNIKNPINSIQMITNEEKSELERMVQELLQRRPWQYVVGTADFYDLKLEVDESVLIPRAETEELVYAIIEKYVGHAPKILDIGTGSGCIAIALKKQLPQATITAVDVSKNALALAQKNAVKNKVEITFQQVDILDTEQIQKLPQYDLIVSNPPYIQNSEMSLMPEHVLAYEPHLALFVTNQDPLQFYTAITDFAKEHLCTKGWLYFEINEYFGAEVLALLENKGFENCALLPDMSNRDRIVLGQLL encoded by the coding sequence ATGCATGAACTAAAGCAAGAATGGAGTGCTAAAACCTGTTTTTTTTACCTAAAAAAAGAATTAGAACAGGTATATGAAGAACGAGAAGCAACAACTATTGCACAGTACGTTTTGGAGGATGCTTTTAATATTAAAAATCCCATCAATAGCATCCAAATGATAACCAACGAAGAGAAAAGCGAGTTGGAGCGAATGGTACAAGAGTTATTACAAAGAAGGCCTTGGCAGTATGTTGTTGGTACAGCAGACTTCTACGACCTGAAATTAGAAGTAGATGAAAGTGTGTTAATCCCTAGGGCAGAAACGGAAGAACTGGTTTACGCTATCATAGAAAAATATGTTGGTCATGCTCCAAAAATTTTGGATATCGGAACAGGAAGTGGTTGTATTGCGATCGCATTAAAAAAACAATTGCCACAAGCCACAATAACCGCCGTAGATGTATCTAAAAATGCACTAGCTCTTGCGCAAAAGAATGCAGTGAAAAATAAAGTTGAGATAACATTTCAACAAGTTGATATTTTGGATACCGAACAAATACAAAAATTACCTCAATATGATTTAATTGTGAGTAATCCTCCGTATATTCAAAATTCAGAAATGTCATTGATGCCAGAACATGTTTTGGCTTATGAGCCTCATTTAGCACTTTTTGTTACCAATCAAGACCCCCTTCAGTTTTATACTGCAATTACCGATTTTGCAAAAGAACATTTGTGTACAAAAGGTTGGCTATATTTTGAAATTAACGAATATTTTGGTGCTGAGGTATTAGCGTTGTTAGAAAATAAAGGGTTTGAAAATTGCGCCTTGTTACCAGATATGTCGAATAGAGATAGAATCGTTCTAGGACAACTACTTTAA
- a CDS encoding OmpA family protein: MNAKFTLVLIVFFIYLSTTSAQRKRYLLLYSEAIYFNSGSAKILPKFRATLKEAAEAINSDKEARAWIQAHTDSLGSYESNQALSDRRADAVYKAFFEMGVDSLQLKIDSHGEYVPLKSNGTATGRALNRRVTIEVVRPYVPKEKEASICVVKGKVVDATNNQPLRTRLIFNSLAGKDTIETDEYGAYEYQVEMETNVEVRAYTKGYFFVSKLAKTKHKTTTKLDFNLEPAIIGGKMALNDLYFQGGTPLLMNASEKALEGVVAFMKYNSNLKIEIGGHINKPNQAPVPQSSSSFKLSEARAKVVHAYLIEHGISPDRLTYKGYGNSEMIHPRASNPVQEQMNRRVELKVIE, translated from the coding sequence ATGAATGCCAAATTTACCCTCGTCCTAATTGTTTTTTTTATATACTTGTCTACTACTTCCGCCCAGCGAAAACGGTATTTGTTATTATATTCTGAAGCTATTTATTTTAATTCAGGATCAGCTAAAATATTGCCCAAATTTAGAGCAACCTTGAAAGAAGCTGCTGAGGCTATTAATAGTGATAAAGAAGCAAGAGCTTGGATTCAAGCGCATACTGATTCGCTAGGAAGTTACGAGTCGAATCAAGCTTTATCGGATCGTCGTGCCGATGCTGTTTACAAAGCTTTTTTTGAAATGGGTGTTGATTCCTTACAACTAAAAATAGATTCTCATGGAGAATATGTTCCTCTTAAAAGTAACGGAACGGCTACAGGAAGGGCACTAAACCGAAGAGTAACGATTGAGGTAGTGCGCCCATATGTGCCTAAAGAAAAAGAAGCGTCTATTTGCGTTGTCAAAGGAAAGGTTGTAGATGCTACTAACAACCAGCCATTGAGAACACGACTGATTTTTAATTCTTTAGCTGGAAAGGATACCATTGAAACAGATGAATATGGGGCTTATGAATATCAGGTGGAAATGGAAACGAATGTAGAAGTAAGAGCATACACCAAAGGTTATTTCTTTGTTTCTAAGTTGGCAAAGACCAAACATAAAACGACAACAAAATTAGATTTTAACCTAGAACCTGCCATTATTGGTGGAAAGATGGCTTTGAATGATTTGTATTTTCAAGGAGGAACTCCTTTGTTGATGAATGCATCTGAAAAAGCTTTAGAAGGAGTGGTTGCATTTATGAAATACAATTCTAACTTAAAAATAGAAATAGGTGGTCACATAAACAAACCCAACCAAGCACCTGTACCTCAAAGTTCTTCCTCTTTTAAATTATCAGAGGCACGGGCAAAGGTTGTACATGCTTATCTGATTGAGCACGGAATTAGCCCAGATAGGCTCACTTATAAAGGGTATGGAAATTCTGAGATGATACATCCTAGAGCTAGCAATCCTGTGCAGGAACAAATGAATCGCCGAGTAGAATTAAAAGTAATTGAATAG